In Scylla paramamosain isolate STU-SP2022 chromosome 1, ASM3559412v1, whole genome shotgun sequence, one DNA window encodes the following:
- the LOC135099142 gene encoding DNA ligase 1-like translates to MKSKDTQKAELTKEKVLENKNTAKDKGYTDDGFKIASSIPEDDSDVSDAFESCSEEEEEEEEEDATTLKPHHRKEDDTPSAKKPKKTEDGFKIVTEIPPDDSDVSDAFEDDEDSVDMSSSCQKQKTVAKPILQIMNDFGIDSRTLTDRRENTPKQPLLKLSKKQKKLRNIQANTVTQAAKVKKQNDVQIFNYANKRGVNKDKKPKEEEQEDVEQSLTKETLDEKQLKRVRYDVFRLGMSGFHKEKKEDTRVALAIKLGAKPPRKKAVNYKKFQEMKKEEKKREAEERQTKLKLGLKVPKPFKKKDKPVVKAAASQIGRYKHGVQVISKRDISKISKS, encoded by the exons atgaaaagcaaAGATACTCAAAAAGCAGAATTAACAAAGGAGAAAGttttggaaaataaaaacacagcaAAAGACAAAGGCTACACAGATGATGGTTTCAAAATTGCTTCGTCTATCCCAGAAGATGACTCTGATGTGTCTGATGCATTTGAGAGTtgcagtgaagaggaggaggaggaggaggaggaggatgccacAACACTCAAACCTCATCACAGAAAGGAAGATGACACACCCTCAGCCAAGAAACCTAAGAAAACAGAAGATGGATTTAAGATAGTGACAGAAATCCCGCCAGACGACAGTGATGTTAGTGATGCATTTGAGGATGATGAAGACAGTGTTGACATGTCATCATCATGTCAGAAGCAGAAAACTGTGGCAAAACCCATACTTCAGATCATGAATGATTTTG GCATTGACAGCAGGACCTTGACAGACAGGAGGGAGAACACGCCAAAGCAGCCCCTCCTCAAGCTgtcaaagaaacaaaagaagttGAGAAATATCCAGGCCAACACAGTGACTCAGGCAGCAAAGGTGAAGAAGCAGAATGATGTGCAGATATTTAACTATGCAAACAAAAGAGGTGTGAATAAGGACAAGAAACctaaggaagaagaacaggaagatgtGGAACAATCATTaacaaag GAGACACTGGACGAAAAGCAGCTGAAGCGTGTGAGATACGATGTGTTCAGGCTGGGTATGAGTGGCTTCcacaaggagaagaaggaggatacCAGGGTGGCCCTTGCTATCAAGTTAGGAGCAAAACCACCCAGGAAGAAG GCTGTGAACTATAAGAAGTTccaggagatgaagaaagaagagaagaaaagggaggctGAAGAGCGACAGACGAAGCTTAAACTTGGACTGAAG GTCCCCAAACCATTCAAGAAGAAGGACAAGCCAGTAGTGAAGGCGGCTGCTTCACAGATTGGACGATACAAGCATGGAGTTCAGGTCATCTCAAAAAGGGATATATCCAAAATCAGTAAATCTTGA